agaggggctgcagtggcagtctgtgctccagctgcctttgctgcagctcaaccatacactggagcatactggtttggtcctgcagcagcctcagcattgaatcctgcctcctctcatcacgctgccgccacctttgagcttcagccctgtcttcagcccaccacttactctcttcagccctccacctctcctcctggtcattttgtgctttcctgcactctgacatgatttgcctccacgcatttgtctgtgctctgtcagtgtaggaggacagcatgagctcggagaacatttcatcgcgagtgcgtttttttttctttctaagcttcactagcctctgggaaggagaagatcctgtgatcattgaaacacatgcagctggtggagaaaaaaaaagggacagcggtatttaaaaagacacattttataaaacagtggctacagtctttcagggtaaaccttgctgttaacattacatacatagcacatgtgcttttgttacaaggtcgcattttgcctcctcccaccgcgtgaacggattttggttgaatgccagcaaacatacactgcaatgctttgttctacagtgattcccgagtacgtgttactggcctggagtggtaaagtgtcctaccatgaaggacgaaataaggctgccctccccagaaaccttttgcaaaggcagaaccgcaaatgccagggcaaagtaatcctttcacatgcttgcttttaaaccatgtatagcattttaaaaggtacactcaccagaggtcccttctccgcctgctgagtccaggaggcagccttgggtgggttcggggggtactggctccaggtctagggtgagaaacagttcctggctgtcgggaaaaccgttttctccgcttgcttgctgtgagctatctacaacctcctcctcatcatcttcttcgtccccaaaaactacttccgtattgcctcc
The genomic region above belongs to Caretta caretta isolate rCarCar2 chromosome 3, rCarCar1.hap1, whole genome shotgun sequence and contains:
- the LOC125634271 gene encoding uncharacterized protein LOC125634271; translation: MQSSSAQVTMMESQNRKRAPAWTEREVRDLIAVWGEESVLSELRSSFRNAKTFLKISQGMKDRGHNRDPKQCRVKLKELRQAYQKTREANSRSGSEPQTCRFYDELHAILGGSATTTPAVLFDSFNGDGGNTEVVFGDEEDDEEEVVDSSQQASGENGFPDSQELFLTLDLEPVPPEPTQGCLLDSAGGEGTSAACVSMITGSSPSQRLVKLRKKKKRTRDEMFSELMLSSYTDRAQTNAWRQIMSECRKAQNDQEERWRAEESKWWAEDRAEAQRWRQRDERRQDSMLRLLQDQTSMLQCMVELQQRQLEHRLPLQPLCNQPPSSPSSIASTPRCPRTRWGGLRPTSHSTTEDCPKKRRLSFNKF